One Gloeocapsa sp. PCC 73106 genomic region harbors:
- a CDS encoding DUF86 domain-containing protein — protein sequence MSRSLQLYLEDIVMSGVKILRYTQGMRIEDFVRDEKTYDAVVRNLQIIGEAVKSIPLTVRNKYPEIEWRKIAGLRDILAHAYFSLEDETLWDIIENKISPLIKQVELILLELKRDLKTSTAILQVRSQR from the coding sequence ATGTCGCGTAGTCTCCAATTGTATTTAGAAGATATTGTGATGAGTGGAGTTAAAATCTTACGTTATACCCAAGGAATGAGGATAGAAGATTTTGTCCGTGATGAAAAAACTTATGATGCAGTGGTAAGGAATTTACAGATTATTGGTGAAGCTGTCAAAAGTATTCCTCTAACAGTGAGAAACAAATATCCAGAAATTGAGTGGCGAAAAATTGCAGGCTTAAGGGACATTCTTGCTCATGCTTATTTTAGTCTAGAAGATGAAACCTTATGGGATATTATTGAAAATAAAATTTCTCCGTTAATTAAGCAGGTTGAGTTAATCTTATTAGAATTAAAAAGGGATTTAAAAACGTCAACCGCAATATTACAGGTGCGATCGCAGCGATAG
- a CDS encoding nucleotidyltransferase family protein, with translation MYKEEILAKLRQEQSTIKSFGVKSLAIFGSVARDEAKPESDLDLLVEFEGKVTFDRYMDLKFYLEDYLGMKVDLVSQKMLKPQIRVSVLKEAINVA, from the coding sequence ATGTACAAAGAAGAAATTTTAGCAAAATTACGACAAGAGCAATCTACAATTAAAAGCTTTGGAGTTAAATCCCTGGCAATTTTTGGTTCAGTCGCCAGAGATGAAGCTAAACCAGAAAGCGATCTAGATTTACTCGTTGAATTTGAAGGAAAAGTTACCTTTGATCGCTACATGGACTTAAAATTTTATTTAGAAGACTATTTAGGTATGAAAGTAGATCTAGTTAGCCAAAAAATGCTCAAGCCACAAATTCGGGTTTCTGTCTTAAAAGAGGCAATAAATGTCGCGTAG